One stretch of Streptococcus australis DNA includes these proteins:
- a CDS encoding response regulator transcription factor produces the protein MYKVLLVDDEYMVTEGLKRLIPFEKWDMQVVATANHADDALDYVKENPVDVIISDVNMPDKTGLEMIREMKELLPDTYYILLSGYQEFDYVKKAMNLSVVDYLVKPVDKVELSHLLEKIARQLQEKVEQSQTLSQELDEEGFTNYLAGKDSWWIGLSKEKQGSFTVPYYVLGQDWQIFISDQPLDGIVVTPFEAPYQQAFEKWKINAEKALFYGSVNLEKSESLFAYYEPIYRVIIQGNINQIIEELTLLEKVVLENTPRVAITKQLFTQFVMDVFHLFEHLKADDMTEIVKAIHAINSFKELVAYIKETLTKFFGQYRMNENVVSVLEVIGRDYKKELSLKDISKDLFINPVYLGQLIKRETNSSFAELLNKQRIKAAQQLLLSTNDSIEDVCYAVGYSNVGYFYKVFRKLCGKSPKAYRKQVESSL, from the coding sequence ATGTATAAAGTTTTATTAGTAGACGACGAGTATATGGTGACAGAGGGACTCAAGCGATTAATCCCCTTTGAAAAATGGGATATGCAAGTCGTCGCAACAGCTAATCACGCAGATGATGCATTGGACTACGTCAAGGAAAATCCAGTAGATGTGATCATTTCCGATGTCAATATGCCAGATAAGACAGGGCTTGAGATGATTAGGGAAATGAAAGAGCTACTTCCAGATACCTATTATATCTTGCTGTCTGGTTATCAGGAGTTTGACTACGTCAAAAAAGCCATGAACCTTAGTGTCGTGGATTATTTGGTGAAGCCAGTGGATAAGGTGGAGTTGAGTCATCTATTAGAAAAAATTGCGAGACAGCTTCAGGAAAAGGTGGAGCAAAGTCAAACTCTCAGCCAAGAATTGGATGAAGAGGGATTTACCAACTATTTAGCAGGTAAAGACAGCTGGTGGATAGGTCTTTCAAAGGAAAAACAAGGATCTTTCACTGTTCCTTACTATGTTTTAGGTCAAGACTGGCAGATTTTTATCTCTGATCAACCACTAGATGGAATCGTAGTAACGCCTTTTGAAGCACCCTACCAACAAGCCTTTGAAAAATGGAAGATCAACGCTGAAAAAGCCCTCTTTTACGGTTCAGTCAATCTAGAAAAATCCGAGAGTTTATTTGCTTATTATGAACCGATTTATCGCGTGATTATCCAAGGAAATATCAATCAAATCATTGAAGAATTAACCCTACTGGAGAAGGTTGTCTTAGAGAACACACCGCGCGTGGCTATCACCAAACAACTCTTTACTCAGTTTGTCATGGATGTCTTCCACTTGTTTGAGCATCTAAAAGCGGATGATATGACTGAGATTGTCAAAGCCATCCATGCTATTAACTCCTTTAAAGAATTGGTTGCCTACATCAAAGAAACCTTGACTAAGTTTTTTGGCCAGTACCGCATGAATGAAAATGTGGTGAGTGTTCTTGAAGTCATCGGGCGTGATTATAAGAAAGAGCTTTCGCTTAAGGATATCAGCAAGGATCTCTTTATCAATCCTGTCTACCTCGGTCAGCTAATCAAAAGAGAAACCAACTCAAGCTTTGCGGAATTGCTCAACAAACAGCGGATTAAGGCAGCGCAACAGCTCTTACTTTCAACCAATGATAGTATTGAAGATGTTTGCTATGCTGTTGGTTACAGCAATGTTGGATATTTCTACAAGGTTTTCCGTAAATTGTGCGGAAAATCACCAAAAGCTTACCGCAAACAAGTCGAAAGTTCCCTGTAA
- a CDS encoding sensor histidine kinase produces MKNWRQNKMKPFWLHSLLRIYTLVMIVIIASFAVMLSYADWSSREKEAQRVAQRVTTRTVSEIEYYHRESTQLAQELVENRARIEGIYKYFSLSTSDYFYWLLQRKASPYVSVSLYENIDDLYVRNDFVTGVAIVLQDYKEVYVSTREKRSGEKILAEDFKPAANSFAIPVLDPNSDQSLGVIYISLSQDVLYQAIDNTRGLIPVAVTITSPFDTELFHIGENVVAERENWIVGLTSHGYQVQSAVPKNFVLTGTLTSSAVIVGLSVLFIIILYVTLRQTFSNYQRQVVDLVDSIEVIAQGEEGLRIDTSEKDQELLLIAETTNDMLDRLEKNIHDIYQLELSQKDANMRALQAQINPHFMYNTLEFLRMYAVMESQDELADIIYEFSSLLRNNISNERETTLKQELEFCRKYSYLCMVRYPKSVAYGFKIAPELENMKIPKFTLQPLVENYFAHGIDHRRTDNVISIKVLKGEGFVEILVVDNGRGMTAEKLASLQEKLTQRSFEHEASYSGERQSIGIVNVHERFVLYFGDRYQISVESAEQEGVRYRITIQNE; encoded by the coding sequence ATGAAAAATTGGCGACAAAATAAAATGAAGCCGTTCTGGCTCCACTCGCTCTTGCGCATCTATACCTTGGTGATGATTGTCATCATTGCAAGCTTTGCGGTCATGCTCTCCTATGCTGACTGGAGTTCTCGTGAAAAAGAAGCTCAACGAGTAGCTCAACGTGTGACGACTCGGACAGTGAGTGAGATTGAATATTACCACAGAGAGTCGACTCAGCTAGCACAGGAACTGGTTGAAAATCGAGCACGGATTGAAGGGATCTACAAGTATTTTAGTCTGAGTACATCGGATTATTTTTACTGGCTGTTGCAACGTAAAGCGTCTCCCTATGTCTCAGTATCCTTGTATGAAAATATCGACGATCTCTATGTTCGTAATGATTTTGTGACAGGTGTTGCAATTGTTTTGCAAGACTACAAGGAAGTCTACGTTTCCACTAGAGAGAAACGTAGCGGAGAGAAAATTCTTGCTGAGGATTTCAAACCAGCAGCCAATAGTTTTGCCATACCAGTACTTGATCCTAACTCCGATCAGTCTCTAGGTGTTATCTACATTTCTTTATCGCAGGATGTACTTTACCAAGCAATTGATAATACTCGCGGTCTGATTCCTGTGGCCGTGACGATTACTTCCCCTTTTGATACTGAATTGTTTCATATAGGGGAAAATGTAGTAGCTGAACGGGAAAATTGGATTGTTGGTTTGACATCACATGGCTATCAAGTCCAATCAGCAGTTCCCAAGAATTTTGTTCTTACTGGGACTTTAACTAGTTCCGCTGTCATTGTTGGTTTGAGTGTTCTCTTTATTATTATTTTATATGTGACCTTGAGGCAGACCTTCTCCAATTACCAAAGGCAGGTCGTAGATTTAGTAGATTCTATCGAGGTGATTGCTCAAGGAGAAGAGGGACTTCGGATCGATACTTCTGAAAAAGACCAAGAGTTGCTTCTCATTGCAGAAACCACCAATGATATGTTGGATCGCCTGGAAAAGAATATCCACGATATTTACCAGCTAGAGCTCAGTCAAAAAGATGCCAATATGCGGGCCTTACAAGCTCAAATCAATCCTCACTTCATGTACAATACCTTAGAGTTTCTGCGCATGTATGCCGTCATGGAAAGCCAAGATGAACTGGCGGATATTATCTATGAATTTAGCAGTTTACTACGCAATAATATCTCCAACGAGCGGGAAACGACGCTGAAACAAGAATTAGAATTTTGTCGCAAATACAGCTATCTCTGTATGGTGCGTTATCCAAAGTCAGTTGCCTATGGTTTTAAGATTGCACCCGAATTAGAAAATATGAAGATCCCCAAGTTTACGCTTCAACCATTGGTCGAAAACTACTTTGCCCACGGTATTGACCACCGCCGAACAGACAATGTGATCAGCATCAAGGTCTTGAAGGGTGAGGGATTTGTTGAAATCCTAGTGGTAGACAATGGTCGCGGGATGACTGCTGAGAAACTAGCTAGCTTGCAAGAAAAACTAACTCAGAGAAGTTTTGAGCACGAGGCAAGCTATAGCGGAGAGCGGCAATCAATTGGAATAGTCAATGTACACGAACGCTTTGTCCTCTATTTTGGGGATCGCTACCAAATCAGTGTAGAGTCAGCTGAGCAAGAAGGTGTTCGTTACCGTATTACTATTCAAAATGAATAG
- a CDS encoding YesL family protein translates to MGKFLEFVFNRFFLGMIATTFFWLLTLAGGVVFGLAPASATLMSLYAENGYTYRAYSLKEAWELYKSNFVKSNLAFYSFVLVDLVLIYGLYLLVQLPHQTIFHLLATFLNILVVAFVFLAYTVSLKLQVHYELSYRNTVKLALIGIFMNLPAIAKVLFGTVMLAGIGYYMPALLFFVGIGVWHFFISDMLEPVYESIHEKLATK, encoded by the coding sequence ATGGGAAAGTTTCTAGAATTCGTCTTTAATCGTTTCTTTTTAGGAATGATTGCGACGACTTTTTTCTGGTTATTGACACTAGCAGGAGGTGTAGTCTTTGGTTTGGCACCAGCTAGTGCAACTCTTATGAGTTTATATGCGGAGAACGGTTATACTTATCGGGCTTATAGTTTGAAAGAAGCTTGGGAATTGTATAAGAGTAACTTTGTCAAGAGTAACCTAGCTTTCTATAGTTTTGTACTTGTAGATTTAGTCTTAATCTATGGTTTGTACCTTTTGGTTCAATTGCCCCATCAGACTATCTTCCATCTCTTGGCAACCTTTCTCAATATCCTTGTTGTTGCCTTTGTTTTTTTGGCTTATACCGTTTCATTGAAACTCCAAGTTCACTATGAGCTCTCTTATCGAAATACTGTAAAACTCGCTCTTATCGGGATTTTTATGAATTTACCGGCAATTGCCAAGGTTTTATTTGGTACGGTCATGCTTGCAGGAATTGGTTACTATATGCCTGCCCTCCTCTTTTTCGTAGGAATTGGGGTGTGGCATTTCTTTATCAGTGATATGTTGGAACCCGTATATGAAAGTATCCATGAAAAATTGGCGACAAAATAA
- a CDS encoding MptD family putative ECF transporter S component, whose protein sequence is MKKNILTTLLAVVLYFLCLGIGVLLGHLVDSTGNMFYAPAFSALVGGSVYMLLLAKVPRFGAITTLGLFMALFFLASKHGAGAFLPAITCGLAADAIARLGNYNDRIKNTLSFLVFAFSTSGPILLMWISPKAYEATLLARGKSQEYIDRIMVAPEWDKIFLFVASILLGALIGALLGQFLSQKIADKKI, encoded by the coding sequence ATGAAGAAAAATATCTTAACTACCCTCTTAGCCGTCGTTCTCTACTTCCTCTGTCTAGGAATCGGAGTATTACTTGGACACTTGGTAGACTCAACGGGCAATATGTTCTACGCGCCTGCCTTTTCTGCCCTTGTCGGGGGGAGCGTCTACATGCTTCTTTTAGCAAAAGTTCCTCGTTTTGGAGCGATTACCACTCTCGGACTCTTTATGGCTCTCTTTTTTCTAGCTAGTAAACACGGCGCTGGTGCCTTTCTACCAGCTATCACTTGCGGTCTTGCAGCAGATGCTATCGCTCGCCTCGGCAACTATAACGATCGAATCAAAAACACCCTCTCCTTCCTCGTCTTTGCTTTTAGCACAAGTGGTCCCATCCTCCTCATGTGGATCAGTCCCAAAGCTTATGAAGCAACTCTACTCGCTCGTGGAAAATCCCAAGAATACATTGACCGTATCATGGTCGCTCCAGAGTGGGACAAAATTTTTCTCTTTGTCGCAAGCATTCTCCTTGGTGCCTTAATTGGTGCTTTGCTTGGGCAGTTTCTAAGTCAAAAAATAGCCGATAAAAAAATATAA
- the dltD gene encoding D-alanyl-lipoteichoic acid biosynthesis protein DltD has product MIKLKAFLLSLVLVIATLALLNVTYVKKIDDYYKVKDNSIRYSTSYEKYKSRDILTSNITPNTLVLLGSSELVATINEDYHPNKIFNYNDFNIMQIGTSYSQNIIQATTLGSIEGSMSKRKVAIVESVQWFEKDGTHQDAFLNKASQEHIFHMLDNDKVSKETKEKIINRIIEITKGNKQQNDIYKKYKSYFIDGKGTIVDKKLLEFDKAMYSFKLKRKFYENHEKSDYPSSGDKTPDYDWEKMTNQFVEEVKKKTDNNDYAVDNNYYNTYLKDRYASLKDSNKDLSYLESPEYSDMELFLTVAKELGIEVEVIIFPVNGKWNDYTGVSREMREKTYKKIEDVAKSHGATVLNYGNREYDDYFLFDVMHVGVKGWMEVEKELYKFANQAN; this is encoded by the coding sequence ATGATTAAATTAAAAGCATTTTTACTATCGCTTGTGCTCGTAATTGCGACGCTTGCCCTTTTAAATGTGACGTATGTCAAGAAAATTGATGATTATTATAAAGTCAAGGATAACAGTATTCGTTATAGCACTTCGTATGAAAAGTATAAAAGTAGAGATATTTTAACAAGCAATATCACTCCCAATACACTGGTTTTATTGGGGTCATCTGAGTTGGTTGCGACGATAAATGAAGACTATCATCCCAATAAAATTTTTAACTACAACGATTTTAATATCATGCAGATTGGGACCAGTTATTCTCAAAACATTATTCAGGCTACGACCTTGGGCTCTATTGAAGGATCTATGAGTAAGCGAAAAGTAGCTATAGTAGAGTCTGTTCAGTGGTTTGAAAAAGATGGGACCCATCAAGATGCCTTTTTGAACAAGGCTTCTCAGGAACATATTTTCCATATGCTAGATAATGACAAGGTTAGTAAAGAAACGAAAGAAAAAATAATCAATCGCATTATCGAGATTACTAAGGGGAACAAGCAACAAAATGACATCTACAAAAAATACAAAAGTTATTTCATAGATGGAAAAGGAACCATTGTTGATAAAAAACTATTAGAGTTCGATAAGGCGATGTATTCCTTTAAACTCAAACGAAAATTTTATGAAAATCATGAGAAATCAGATTATCCCTCATCAGGAGACAAAACCCCAGACTATGATTGGGAGAAAATGACGAATCAGTTTGTAGAAGAGGTCAAAAAGAAAACAGACAACAATGACTATGCGGTGGATAATAACTACTACAATACTTACTTGAAAGATCGCTATGCATCGCTGAAAGATTCTAACAAAGATTTGAGCTACTTAGAGTCACCGGAGTATTCAGATATGGAACTTTTCTTGACAGTTGCTAAGGAATTGGGCATTGAAGTTGAGGTTATTATTTTCCCAGTAAACGGGAAATGGAACGACTACACAGGAGTCTCAAGAGAAATGCGGGAAAAAACTTATAAAAAAATAGAAGATGTCGCAAAAAGCCATGGTGCAACGGTGCTAAACTATGGAAACAGAGAGTATGATGATTACTTTTTATTTGACGTGATGCACGTTGGAGTGAAAGGATGGATGGAAGTTGAAAAAGAACTTTACAAATTTGCAAACCAAGCTAACTAA
- the dltB gene encoding D-alanyl-lipoteichoic acid biosynthesis protein DltB produces MNYFEGNEFFLLLFVVLLIGFVVNFFEKRKDYYILALSLLFAGAIYGKSRAMIVYLLAFIVYQYFLVFLAQRIEAKRLKPLVFLSILPLVINKVFALTSLHLLAFIGISYMSFKTIQIMLEISDGLIKEKISVKDYLQFLLFFPTVSAGPIDRSRRFLKEINEVMPRKEYLELAGDGVYRIVLGLLYKVVLSTYVYQMLLTLNNTGTVVYSIKYMYLYTLYLFFDFAGYSLMAVGSSNILGIQTPMNFNKPFLSVDIKDFWTRWHITLSTWLRDFVFSRVLMQVIRKKWFKNRLYNATYAYMVNMLVMGFWHGLSVSYIVYGFYHGVLMAGFEVYQKKSNFYKKNKNKKWYKLLSWFVTMNLVMVGFFIFSGEPYKILLTILKR; encoded by the coding sequence ATGAATTATTTCGAGGGGAATGAGTTTTTCCTTCTCTTGTTTGTAGTTTTACTGATTGGTTTTGTGGTAAACTTTTTTGAAAAACGTAAGGACTACTATATTTTGGCGCTCTCCCTCTTATTCGCAGGAGCTATTTATGGCAAGAGTCGAGCGATGATAGTCTATTTGCTCGCCTTTATCGTTTACCAATATTTTCTGGTTTTTCTAGCACAGAGGATAGAAGCAAAGCGGTTGAAACCACTGGTTTTCCTTTCCATTCTTCCTTTGGTGATCAATAAAGTCTTTGCCCTGACTTCTCTGCATTTGTTGGCCTTTATTGGTATTTCCTATATGTCCTTTAAGACCATTCAGATCATGCTAGAAATATCGGATGGCTTGATCAAAGAAAAAATCAGTGTAAAAGATTATCTACAGTTTTTGCTCTTTTTCCCAACAGTTAGTGCTGGTCCGATTGATCGGAGTAGGAGATTTTTAAAAGAGATAAACGAGGTCATGCCCCGAAAAGAGTATCTAGAGTTAGCAGGGGACGGTGTGTATCGTATCGTTCTAGGCCTTCTTTACAAGGTTGTTTTATCAACCTATGTTTACCAGATGTTACTCACTCTAAATAATACTGGCACAGTCGTTTACTCAATCAAGTATATGTACCTCTATACCTTGTATCTGTTCTTCGACTTTGCAGGCTATAGTCTAATGGCCGTTGGAAGTAGCAACATTCTAGGTATTCAGACACCGATGAACTTTAACAAACCTTTCTTGAGTGTCGATATCAAGGATTTCTGGACCAGATGGCATATCACCTTGTCGACCTGGTTGAGAGATTTTGTATTTTCAAGAGTATTGATGCAGGTTATCAGGAAAAAATGGTTTAAAAATAGACTATACAATGCAACCTATGCCTATATGGTCAATATGTTGGTCATGGGTTTTTGGCATGGTCTTAGTGTAAGCTATATTGTTTATGGTTTTTACCATGGTGTCTTGATGGCTGGATTTGAAGTGTATCAAAAGAAAAGCAATTTTTATAAGAAAAATAAAAACAAAAAATGGTATAAGCTATTAAGTTGGTTTGTGACCATGAATCTGGTTATGGTTGGTTTCTTTATCTTTTCAGGTGAACCCTATAAAATCTTACTGACGATTTTAAAGAGATAA
- a CDS encoding methionine ABC transporter permease has product MESLIQTYLPNVYKMGWAGQAGWGTAIYLTLYMTVLSFIIGGFLGLVAGLFLVLTAPGGVLENKVIFWILDKITSIFRAVPFIILLAILSPLSHLIVKTSIGPNAALVPLSFAVFAFFARQVQVVLAELDGGVIEAAQASGATFWDIVGVYLSEGLPDLIRVTTVTLISLVGETAMAGAVGAGGIGNVAIAYGFNRFNHDVTVLATIIIILIIFTIQFLGDFLTKKLSHK; this is encoded by the coding sequence ATGGAATCATTGATTCAAACCTATTTACCAAATGTCTATAAAATGGGCTGGGCCGGTCAAGCAGGCTGGGGAACAGCCATCTACTTAACTCTTTATATGACAGTTCTTTCCTTCATCATCGGAGGGTTCTTGGGGCTAGTGGCAGGTCTCTTCCTTGTCTTGACAGCGCCAGGTGGTGTCTTGGAAAATAAGGTTATCTTCTGGATTTTAGACAAGATCACCTCTATTTTCCGTGCGGTACCATTTATCATCCTCTTGGCAATCTTGTCGCCACTCTCTCACTTGATTGTTAAGACTAGTATTGGGCCCAATGCAGCCCTTGTCCCACTTTCTTTTGCGGTCTTTGCCTTCTTTGCCCGTCAAGTGCAGGTTGTCTTGGCTGAACTGGATGGCGGTGTCATTGAGGCGGCTCAAGCAAGCGGAGCGACCTTCTGGGATATCGTGGGTGTTTACCTATCAGAAGGTCTTCCAGATTTGATCCGTGTGACGACTGTGACCTTGATTTCACTAGTCGGTGAAACAGCTATGGCTGGTGCGGTCGGAGCTGGTGGTATCGGTAACGTAGCCATCGCTTATGGATTTAACCGTTTCAATCACGATGTTACAGTTTTAGCAACCATCATTATCATCTTGATTATCTTCACGATTCAGTTCTTGGGAGATTTCTTGACCAAGAAATTAAGTCATAAATAA
- a CDS encoding methionine ABC transporter ATP-binding protein: MSRDIIKLDQIDVTFHQKKRTITAVKDVTIHIQEGDIYGIVGYSGAGKSTLVRVINLLQKPSAGKITIDDDVIFDGKVTLTAEQLRRKRQDIGMIFQHFNLMSQKTAEENVAFALKHSGLSKEEKKAKVAKLLDLVGLADRAENYPSQLSGGQKQRVAIARALANDPKILISDESTSALDPKTTKQILALLQDLNQKLGLTVVLITHEMQIVKDIANRVAVMQDGHLIEEGSVLEIFSDPKQPLTQDFISTATGIDEAMVKIEKQEIVEHLSENSILVQLKYAGASTDEPLLNELYKHYQVTANILYGNIEILDGTPVGELVVVLSGEKAALAGAQEAIRQAGVQLKVLKGGQ; encoded by the coding sequence ATGAGTAGAGATATTATCAAGTTAGATCAGATCGATGTGACTTTTCACCAGAAGAAGAGAACCATCACAGCGGTCAAGGATGTGACCATTCACATCCAAGAAGGGGATATCTACGGTATCGTTGGATATTCTGGAGCAGGGAAATCCACTCTTGTACGGGTGATTAACCTCTTGCAAAAGCCATCTGCTGGGAAAATTACCATTGATGACGACGTCATTTTTGATGGCAAGGTAACCTTGACGGCAGAGCAGTTGCGTCGTAAACGTCAGGATATCGGGATGATTTTCCAGCACTTTAACCTGATGAGTCAAAAGACAGCAGAGGAGAATGTAGCCTTTGCCCTTAAGCACTCTGGACTCAGCAAGGAAGAAAAGAAAGCTAAAGTAGCTAAGTTGTTGGACTTAGTTGGCTTGGCGGATCGTGCTGAAAACTACCCTTCACAACTATCAGGAGGGCAAAAACAGCGTGTAGCCATTGCGCGTGCCTTGGCAAATGATCCGAAAATTTTGATTTCAGACGAGTCAACTTCTGCCCTTGACCCTAAGACAACCAAGCAGATTTTGGCCTTATTGCAAGATTTGAACCAAAAATTAGGTTTGACCGTTGTTTTGATTACGCATGAGATGCAGATTGTCAAAGACATTGCCAACCGTGTGGCAGTTATGCAGGATGGACATTTGATTGAAGAGGGCAGTGTCCTTGAAATCTTCTCAGACCCTAAACAACCTTTGACTCAAGACTTTATCTCAACTGCGACAGGTATTGATGAAGCCATGGTTAAGATTGAGAAGCAAGAAATCGTAGAGCACTTATCTGAGAACAGTATCTTAGTGCAGCTCAAGTATGCAGGGGCTTCAACAGACGAGCCACTTTTGAATGAATTGTACAAACATTACCAAGTAACGGCTAATATCCTTTATGGAAATATTGAAATTCTTGATGGTACTCCTGTTGGAGAATTGGTTGTGGTCTTGTCAGGGGAAAAAGCAGCGCTAGCAGGTGCTCAAGAAGCCATTCGTCAAGCAGGTGTACAGCTAAAAGTATTGAAGGGAGGACAGTAA
- a CDS encoding M20 family metallopeptidase codes for MVFPSEQEQIEKFEKDHVAQHCFEVLRTLISKKSVFAQQVGLKEVANYLGEIFKRVGAEVEIDESHTAPFVMAHFKSSRPDAKTLIFYNHYDTVPADGDQVWTEDPFTLSVRNGFMYGRGVDDDKGHITARLSALRKYMQHHDDLPVNISFIMEGAEESASMDLDKYLEKHADKLRGADLLVWEQGTKNALEQLEISGGNKGIVTFDAKVKSADVDIHSSYGGVVESAPWYLIQALSSLRAADGRILVEGLYEDVQEPNERELALVDTYAQRNPGEISRIYGLELPLLQEDRAAFLKRFFFEPALNIEGIQSGYQGQGVKTILPAEASAKLEVRLVPGLEPHDVLEKIRKQLDKNGFDKVELYYTLGEMSYRSDMSAPAILNVIELANKFYPQGVSVLPTTAGTGPMHTVFDALEVPMVAFGLGNANSRDHGGDENVRIADYYTHIELVEELIRSYE; via the coding sequence ATGGTTTTTCCTAGCGAACAAGAGCAGATTGAAAAATTTGAAAAGGATCATGTGGCCCAACATTGTTTTGAAGTCTTGCGCACCTTAATTTCCAAGAAATCAGTCTTTGCCCAACAGGTTGGACTCAAGGAAGTCGCAAACTATCTGGGTGAGATTTTCAAGCGTGTAGGAGCTGAAGTGGAGATTGATGAGAGCCACACGGCTCCCTTTGTCATGGCGCATTTCAAGAGTTCGCGTCCAGATGCTAAGACCTTGATCTTCTATAATCACTATGATACCGTGCCAGCGGATGGTGACCAGGTGTGGACAGAGGATCCTTTTACTCTTTCGGTACGAAATGGCTTTATGTATGGACGTGGGGTTGACGATGACAAAGGCCATATCACGGCTCGTTTGAGTGCTTTGAGAAAGTATATGCAGCACCACGATGACCTACCTGTCAATATCAGTTTTATCATGGAAGGGGCAGAGGAGTCTGCTTCCATGGATCTAGATAAGTATTTAGAGAAACACGCAGACAAACTTCGTGGGGCGGATTTACTAGTCTGGGAACAAGGGACCAAGAACGCCTTGGAACAGCTAGAAATCTCTGGCGGAAACAAGGGCATTGTAACCTTTGATGCTAAGGTGAAAAGTGCGGATGTGGATATCCACTCGAGTTATGGTGGTGTCGTGGAATCAGCTCCATGGTATCTCATCCAGGCCTTAAGTAGCCTGCGTGCAGCAGATGGCCGTATCTTGGTAGAAGGCTTGTACGAGGATGTTCAAGAGCCAAATGAACGAGAACTAGCCTTGGTAGATACCTACGCCCAACGCAATCCCGGGGAAATCAGTCGCATTTATGGCTTGGAATTGCCTCTCTTACAAGAGGATCGTGCAGCCTTTCTAAAACGTTTCTTTTTCGAGCCAGCCCTTAATATCGAAGGGATTCAGTCAGGGTACCAAGGGCAAGGAGTGAAAACGATTTTGCCAGCAGAAGCCAGTGCCAAGCTAGAGGTTCGTTTGGTTCCTGGTCTAGAACCGCATGATGTTCTGGAAAAAATTCGGAAACAGCTAGACAAAAATGGCTTTGATAAGGTAGAATTATACTATACCTTGGGAGAGATGAGCTATCGAAGCGATATGAGCGCGCCAGCCATTCTCAACGTAATCGAGTTGGCCAATAAATTCTATCCACAGGGCGTTTCAGTCTTGCCGACAACAGCGGGGACAGGACCTATGCATACGGTCTTTGATGCCCTAGAGGTACCGATGGTTGCCTTCGGTCTAGGGAATGCCAATAGCCGAGACCATGGTGGAGATGAAAATGTGCGAATCGCCGATTACTACACCCATATTGAATTAGTAGAGGAGCTGATTAGAAGCTATGAGTAG
- a CDS encoding MetQ/NlpA family ABC transporter substrate-binding protein, with protein sequence MKIKKWLGVAALATVAGLTLAACGNSEKKADNGTVVKIATVNRSGSEEARWDKVQELVEKDGIKLEFTEFTDYSQPNKATADGEVDLNAFQHYNFLNNWNKENGKDLVAIADTYISPIRLYSGKNGEENKYTKVEEIPDNGEIAVPNDATNESRALYLLQSAGLIKLDVSGTALATVANIKENPKNLKITELDASQTARSLSSVDAAVVNNTFVTEAKLDYKKALFKEQADENSKQWYNIIVAKKDWESSPKADAIKKIIAAYHTDEVKKVIEETSDGLDQPVW encoded by the coding sequence ATGAAAATTAAAAAATGGCTCGGTGTAGCAGCTCTTGCTACAGTCGCAGGTTTGACTCTTGCAGCTTGCGGAAATTCAGAAAAGAAAGCAGACAACGGAACAGTTGTCAAAATCGCAACAGTTAACCGTAGTGGTTCTGAAGAAGCACGTTGGGACAAGGTTCAAGAGTTGGTTGAAAAAGATGGAATTAAATTGGAATTCACAGAGTTCACTGACTACTCTCAACCAAACAAGGCAACTGCTGATGGCGAAGTTGATTTGAACGCTTTCCAACACTACAACTTCTTGAACAACTGGAACAAAGAAAACGGGAAAGACCTTGTAGCGATTGCAGATACTTACATCTCACCAATCCGCCTTTACTCAGGTAAAAATGGAGAAGAAAACAAGTACACTAAAGTGGAAGAAATCCCAGATAACGGTGAAATCGCTGTACCGAATGACGCTACAAACGAAAGCCGTGCGCTTTACTTGCTTCAATCAGCTGGTTTGATCAAATTGGATGTTTCTGGAACTGCTCTAGCAACAGTTGCTAACATCAAAGAAAATCCAAAGAACTTGAAGATTACTGAATTGGACGCTAGCCAAACAGCTCGTTCATTGTCATCAGTTGACGCTGCCGTTGTAAACAATACCTTCGTTACAGAAGCAAAATTGGACTACAAGAAAGCACTCTTCAAAGAACAAGCTGATGAAAACTCAAAACAATGGTACAACATCATCGTTGCGAAAAAAGATTGGGAATCATCACCTAAAGCGGATGCCATCAAGAAAATTATCGCGGCTTACCACACTGATGAAGTGAAAAAAGTTATCGAAGAAACATCAGACGGTTTGGACCAACCAGTTTGGTAA